A portion of the Cyanobium sp. PCC 7001 genome contains these proteins:
- a CDS encoding molybdenum cofactor biosynthesis protein MoaE, which translates to MQLCIALHAEAFDPLQVLQEWQHGLQEHAGGAPAAEAVFIGRVRGQSSGGEALAALELEHYPGMTEHCLHRQARQLGEVHGVAGVLIRHRVGAVLPGETIVLVAVVADRRGQAQRCAQALLEALKHDAPFWKREHLSSGGGRWVEGNTAY; encoded by the coding sequence ATGCAGCTGTGCATCGCCCTCCACGCCGAAGCCTTTGATCCCCTGCAGGTGCTGCAGGAATGGCAGCACGGTCTCCAGGAGCATGCCGGAGGAGCTCCTGCGGCCGAGGCCGTCTTCATCGGCCGGGTACGTGGTCAAAGCTCCGGGGGCGAAGCCCTGGCGGCCCTGGAGCTGGAACACTATCCGGGCATGACGGAGCACTGCCTCCACAGGCAGGCCAGGCAGCTCGGCGAGGTGCATGGGGTGGCTGGTGTGCTGATCCGGCACCGTGTGGGAGCGGTGCTGCCCGGGGAGACGATCGTGCTGGTGGCGGTGGTCGCCGACCGGCGGGGCCAGGCCCAGCGCTGTGCCCAGGCCCTGCTCGAGGCCCTCAAGCACGACGCCCCCTTCTGGAAACGGGAGCATCTGTCCAGCGGCGGTGGCCGCTGGGTGGAGGGGAACACCGCTTACTGA
- a CDS encoding molybdopterin molybdotransferase MoeA, producing MKAVAEPFPPEGLTLEQARREVLAALTPPEGRETVPLVEALGRVTATVLLAQEAVPGFRASIMDGFALGGDGAIPAEGRRWRLVGRSAPGAPFGRALRQGEAVRILTGAPVPAGSARVLPQELAEQGDGDTLRLRQPVGANLWIRAADEEAAPGQVLCEAGHRLGPADLARLASCGLPRVPVRPRPRIGVLISGDELTPVGEPRQPGAIWESNGTLLEALLARLGYGVTVRLVVADAPEALRAALEQLARACDVVVSTGGVSAGDSDWIRPLVAELGGVEFWKLFLKPGRPFAFGQVRGRPFFGLPGNPVAAAVTALQLLWPALQRLEGAEVQLLPRLPVQLAAPLQRSPGRPELARAWLEVGPAGELQARVDGSQASSRIGSLQGADLLLELPAASGSLEAGATVWAQLLRLPIF from the coding sequence ATGAAGGCGGTGGCCGAACCCTTTCCCCCGGAGGGACTGACGCTGGAGCAGGCCCGCCGAGAGGTGCTCGCGGCCCTGACGCCCCCTGAGGGGCGAGAAACGGTTCCCCTGGTCGAGGCCCTGGGGCGGGTCACGGCCACCGTGCTGCTGGCCCAGGAGGCGGTTCCCGGTTTCCGGGCCTCGATCATGGATGGCTTCGCCCTGGGAGGGGATGGGGCAATCCCGGCGGAAGGCCGCCGCTGGCGACTTGTGGGCCGATCCGCTCCAGGCGCCCCCTTCGGACGAGCGCTGCGGCAAGGAGAGGCGGTGCGCATCCTCACCGGTGCCCCAGTTCCGGCCGGTTCAGCCCGGGTGCTGCCCCAGGAGCTGGCGGAGCAGGGGGACGGCGACACGCTGCGCTTGCGGCAGCCGGTGGGGGCCAATCTGTGGATCCGTGCCGCTGATGAGGAAGCCGCTCCGGGACAGGTGCTGTGCGAGGCGGGCCATCGCCTCGGCCCGGCGGATCTGGCCCGTCTGGCCAGTTGCGGCCTGCCCCGGGTGCCGGTGCGCCCGCGCCCGCGGATCGGGGTGTTGATCAGCGGTGATGAGCTCACGCCGGTGGGCGAACCGCGGCAACCCGGGGCCATCTGGGAGAGCAACGGCACTCTGTTGGAGGCCCTGCTGGCGCGCCTGGGCTATGGCGTGACGGTACGGCTGGTGGTGGCCGATGCGCCGGAGGCCCTGCGGGCCGCCCTGGAACAGCTGGCCCGCGCCTGCGACGTGGTGGTGAGCACCGGAGGGGTCTCCGCCGGCGACAGTGACTGGATCCGCCCGCTGGTGGCCGAGCTGGGGGGGGTGGAGTTCTGGAAACTCTTCCTGAAACCTGGCCGCCCCTTCGCCTTCGGCCAGGTGCGGGGGCGACCCTTCTTTGGCCTACCGGGCAACCCGGTGGCGGCGGCCGTGACGGCCCTGCAGCTGCTCTGGCCTGCTCTGCAGCGGCTGGAGGGAGCGGAGGTGCAGCTGCTGCCGCGGCTGCCTGTGCAGCTGGCCGCTCCCCTGCAGCGCTCGCCCGGCCGGCCCGAGCTGGCCCGGGCGTGGCTGGAGGTCGGCCCCGCCGGGGAACTGCAGGCCCGGGTAGACGGCAGTCAGGCGTCCTCGAGGATCGGCTCCCTGCAGGGAGCCGACCTTCTGCTGGAGTTGCCGGCGGCCAGTGGTTCCCTTGAGGCGGGTGCCACCGTGTGGGCCCAGCTGCTCAGGCTGCCGATCTTCTGA
- the moaC gene encoding cyclic pyranopterin monophosphate synthase MoaC yields the protein MEPLPHLNGRGEVRMVEVGDRPHTLRQATAEGLITMAPAVLQAVMEGSSVKGDVLAVARVAAIQAAKRTSELIPLCHPLALSGVDVAIAPQQGRSALRVEVTARTTGPTGVEMEALTAVQVALLTLYDMVKAQDPAMTIGPVRLLRKEGGRHGAWSHPASARSALSVEG from the coding sequence CTGGAGCCGCTGCCCCACCTGAACGGCCGGGGTGAGGTGCGCATGGTGGAGGTGGGCGACCGGCCTCACACCCTGCGCCAGGCCACGGCGGAGGGCCTGATCACCATGGCCCCCGCCGTGCTCCAGGCCGTGATGGAAGGCAGCAGCGTGAAGGGTGATGTGCTCGCGGTGGCGCGGGTGGCGGCGATCCAGGCGGCCAAGCGCACCTCCGAGCTGATTCCCCTCTGCCATCCCCTTGCTCTCAGCGGGGTGGACGTGGCCATTGCCCCGCAGCAGGGCCGAAGTGCGCTCCGCGTGGAGGTCACCGCCCGCACCACTGGCCCCACCGGCGTGGAGATGGAGGCACTCACGGCGGTGCAGGTGGCCCTGCTCACCCTCTACGACATGGTCAAGGCCCAGGATCCGGCCATGACCATCGGCCCGGTGCGGCTGCTGCGCAAGGAGGGCGGCCGCCATGGGGCCTGGTCGCACCCTGCGAGCGCCCGGAGTGCCCTGTCGGTGGAAGGATGA
- a CDS encoding HAD-IIB family hydrolase, giving the protein MPAPASAASAPAPVPAPAEQRLHLLLISVHGLIRGHDLELGRDADTGGQTKYVVELTKALARQPHVAQVDLVTRRVCDAAVSDDYAQPVEPLGPGARIVRIDAGPAEYLRKEELWDHLDSFADNLFGWIQDQPSRPHLLHSHYADAGYVGVRLSHRTGLPLLHTGHSLGRDKYRRLISMGLSLDDIETRYRISRRIQAEEEVLSSAALVITSTRNEIEDQYELYDCYTPAKMAVIPPGTDLENFHPPGGDDPLDCAALFQASLKAALQEPQKPMILALSRPDLRKNLITLVEAYGESPSLQQLANLVIVAGNRDDIRDLDEGPQAVFTELLLAIDSYDLVGRVALPKHHSAADVPLIYRLAAASRGVFINPALTEPFGLTLLEAAASGLPVVATENGGPVDILANCRHGLLVDPLDRRAMAQALEAILADPQQWERYARQGARLVARHYSWDAHAEAYLARARALVAVKPSQEVPQPTPQAEQRGSRGRTKALFTAIDNTLLGDREGLELLSALINERSKEWLFGIATGRRLDSVLAIIREYGIPVPDILITSLGSEIYYAPNWLPDLAWARHINHLWTPQVLRTLMQELPGVNAQSRREQSAFKLSYHYDAALAPSVDQIRALLRHHDLSVNLTLSFGQFLDLVPARASKGQALRFAAERWRIPLDRILATGGSGGDEDMLRGNTLGVVVANRHQEELSSVLGATEHVYMASQSHARGILEAIAHYDFLEL; this is encoded by the coding sequence TTGCCCGCACCGGCCTCAGCCGCCTCCGCGCCGGCGCCCGTCCCTGCGCCTGCCGAGCAACGCCTGCACCTGCTGCTGATCAGCGTGCACGGTCTGATCCGCGGCCACGACCTTGAGCTCGGCCGTGATGCCGACACCGGTGGCCAGACCAAGTACGTGGTGGAGCTCACCAAGGCCCTGGCCCGTCAACCCCACGTGGCCCAGGTGGATCTGGTGACCCGGCGGGTCTGCGATGCCGCGGTGAGCGACGACTATGCCCAGCCCGTGGAGCCGCTGGGCCCCGGGGCCCGGATCGTGCGGATCGATGCCGGCCCCGCGGAGTACCTGCGCAAGGAGGAGCTCTGGGACCATCTCGACAGCTTCGCCGACAACCTCTTCGGCTGGATCCAGGACCAGCCCAGCCGGCCCCACCTGCTCCACAGCCACTACGCCGATGCCGGCTACGTGGGCGTACGGCTCTCCCACCGCACCGGCCTGCCGCTCCTGCACACCGGCCATTCGCTCGGACGGGACAAGTACCGCCGGCTGATCTCCATGGGGCTCTCCCTCGACGACATCGAGACCCGCTACAGGATCAGCCGCCGCATCCAGGCCGAGGAGGAGGTGCTCAGCTCAGCCGCCCTGGTGATCACCAGCACCCGCAATGAGATCGAGGACCAGTACGAGCTCTACGACTGCTACACCCCCGCCAAGATGGCCGTGATTCCTCCGGGCACCGACCTGGAGAATTTTCACCCTCCCGGTGGGGACGATCCGCTGGATTGCGCGGCGCTTTTCCAGGCCAGCCTCAAGGCGGCGCTGCAGGAGCCCCAGAAGCCGATGATCCTGGCCCTCTCCCGCCCCGATCTGCGCAAGAACCTGATCACCCTGGTGGAGGCCTACGGAGAATCCCCCTCCCTGCAGCAGCTGGCCAACCTGGTGATCGTGGCCGGCAACCGCGACGACATCCGGGACCTGGACGAAGGTCCCCAGGCGGTGTTCACGGAGCTTCTGCTGGCGATCGACAGCTACGACCTGGTGGGAAGGGTGGCCTTGCCGAAGCACCACAGCGCGGCGGATGTGCCGTTGATCTACCGGTTGGCGGCGGCTTCCAGGGGAGTGTTCATCAACCCCGCGCTCACGGAGCCATTCGGGCTCACGCTGCTGGAGGCGGCGGCCAGTGGCCTGCCGGTGGTGGCCACGGAGAACGGCGGCCCGGTGGACATCCTCGCCAACTGCCGCCACGGTCTGCTGGTGGACCCGCTGGACCGCCGGGCCATGGCCCAGGCCCTGGAGGCGATCCTGGCGGACCCGCAGCAGTGGGAGCGTTACGCGCGCCAGGGAGCCCGGCTGGTGGCCCGTCACTACTCCTGGGATGCCCACGCCGAGGCCTACCTGGCCAGGGCGCGCGCGCTCGTGGCGGTGAAGCCGTCCCAGGAGGTGCCCCAGCCCACACCGCAGGCGGAGCAGCGGGGCAGCCGCGGCCGCACCAAGGCCCTGTTCACGGCGATCGACAACACCCTGCTCGGTGATCGCGAAGGGCTGGAGCTGCTGAGCGCCCTGATCAATGAGCGCAGCAAGGAGTGGCTGTTCGGGATCGCCACCGGGCGGCGCCTGGATTCGGTGCTGGCGATCATCCGCGAGTACGGCATCCCCGTGCCCGACATCCTGATCACCAGCCTGGGCTCGGAGATCTATTACGCCCCCAACTGGCTGCCTGACCTGGCCTGGGCCAGGCACATCAACCATCTCTGGACCCCCCAGGTGCTCCGCACCCTGATGCAGGAGCTGCCGGGCGTGAACGCCCAGTCGCGCCGCGAGCAGAGCGCCTTCAAGCTCTCGTACCACTACGACGCGGCCCTGGCCCCATCGGTGGATCAGATCCGGGCGCTGCTGCGCCATCACGATCTCTCCGTGAACCTCACCCTCTCCTTCGGCCAGTTCCTCGATCTGGTGCCGGCCCGGGCCTCCAAGGGTCAGGCCCTGAGGTTCGCGGCGGAGCGGTGGCGCATCCCCCTGGACCGGATCCTCGCCACCGGGGGCTCCGGCGGTGACGAGGACATGCTGCGCGGCAATACCCTGGGAGTGGTGGTGGCCAACCGCCACCAGGAAGAGCTCTCGTCCGTGCTGGGCGCGACCGAGCACGTGTACATGGCCAGCCAGTCGCACGCCCGCGGCATCCTTGAAGCCATCGCGCACTATGACTTCCTCGAGCTCTGA
- a CDS encoding tetracycline resistance MFS efflux pump, protein MQRSRSSTLFCAFLTLLNDRLSESLIFPLLPFLLASFSDDGRIIGLLAGSYALAQFSFTPLIGALSDHYGRKPVIAGCVAGSVLGLGLFALTLSIDWSAVAWVTGSSLPLGLLFLGRLIDGVSGGTAATAGAVLADITPPERRAKAFGLIGVAFGLGFILGPAMGGLLGRINVMLPLLIAVAIAVLNLLLVVGVLPETHPPQARLPLPRKRDLQPFGPLARVFRDPRVRRLCSAFFLFFLGFSGFTAVLVLYFKQAFDWGPGLAGAAFLVVGVVATVVQGGLIGPLVKRLGEWRLSLAGLGFVIAGCLLIAVAAPATAKLLVFSGVALLALGTGLVTPCLRALVSRRLSDAGQGAALGSLQGLQSLAGFIGPPLAGLVYETVSWKSPFWLGITLMAGVVALVAGGLPGQSGPRGEVT, encoded by the coding sequence CTGCAGCGCTCACGGTCCTCCACGCTCTTCTGCGCGTTCCTCACCCTGCTGAACGATCGCCTCAGTGAGTCGCTCATCTTTCCGCTGCTGCCCTTTCTGCTTGCCAGCTTCAGCGATGACGGCCGCATCATCGGCCTGCTCGCCGGCAGCTATGCCCTGGCCCAGTTCAGCTTCACCCCGCTGATCGGTGCCCTCAGCGACCACTACGGACGCAAACCGGTGATCGCCGGCTGCGTGGCCGGATCGGTGCTGGGCCTGGGGCTGTTCGCCCTCACCCTCTCGATCGACTGGTCGGCCGTGGCCTGGGTCACCGGCAGCAGCCTGCCGCTCGGACTGCTCTTCCTCGGCCGGCTGATCGATGGCGTGAGCGGCGGCACCGCCGCCACCGCCGGTGCGGTGCTGGCGGACATCACGCCGCCGGAACGCCGTGCCAAGGCATTCGGGCTGATCGGCGTGGCCTTCGGGCTGGGGTTCATCCTCGGCCCCGCCATGGGAGGACTGCTGGGGCGGATCAACGTGATGCTGCCGCTGCTGATCGCGGTGGCGATCGCCGTGCTCAACCTGCTGCTGGTGGTGGGCGTGCTGCCGGAAACCCATCCGCCCCAGGCACGGCTGCCGCTGCCCCGCAAACGGGATCTGCAGCCCTTCGGTCCCCTGGCCCGGGTGTTCCGCGACCCCCGGGTGCGCCGCCTGTGCAGCGCCTTCTTTCTCTTCTTTCTGGGCTTCAGCGGCTTCACGGCCGTGCTGGTGCTCTATTTCAAGCAGGCCTTCGACTGGGGGCCCGGACTGGCCGGCGCCGCCTTTCTGGTGGTGGGAGTGGTGGCCACCGTGGTGCAGGGGGGCCTGATCGGTCCGTTGGTGAAACGGCTGGGCGAATGGCGGCTCAGCCTGGCGGGCCTGGGGTTCGTGATCGCCGGCTGCCTGCTGATCGCCGTGGCGGCACCGGCCACGGCCAAGCTGCTGGTGTTCAGCGGGGTGGCCCTGCTCGCCCTGGGCACCGGTCTGGTCACCCCCTGCCTGCGGGCCCTGGTGTCGCGGCGGCTGAGCGACGCCGGCCAGGGTGCGGCCCTGGGCAGCCTGCAGGGGCTCCAGAGCCTGGCGGGATTCATCGGTCCGCCCCTGGCGGGACTGGTTTACGAAACCGTCAGCTGGAAGAGTCCGTTCTGGCTGGGCATCACCCTGATGGCCGGGGTGGTGGCGCTGGTGGCGGGGGGGCTGCCGGGCCAGTCAGGGCCCCGGGGCGAGGTGACCTGA
- the ppk1 gene encoding polyphosphate kinase 1, protein MVPAQSAPTVPPELYINRELSWIDFNYRVLAQALDERTPLLEQAKFSAIFSNNLDEFFMVRVASLKSQVEAGVSSLSDDGLTPQEQLQAIQSKLRPLLELQQQHYRHSLKSHLAEYGLLLLDYANLNDAQRQWVDEYFRTAIFPVLTPLAVDPSHPFPFISNLSLNVAALVRDPDTGQQEFARVKVPQKNLPRFVAIPTELSARHPAPVFTAVPLEQVVAFNLALLFPGMSVEGHYFFRVTRDADLELRDLEADDLMEALEEGLRKRRRGGEVVRLEVADEMPESVVDLLMEGTTVEAKDVYRINGPLGLDDLMSLMAVPLPQLKAPPFKGRTAPVLARAQKSLLEDGSIKAEEFESIFSVIRRGDVLLQHPYDLFSTSVEEFLSQAADDPSVLAIKMTLYRTSKDSAVVSSLIRAAENGKQVMALVELKARFDEDNNIQWARRLEGSGVHVVYGVIGLKTHTKILLVVRKEKERLNSYVHIGTGNYNAKTSSLYTDFGLLTARPEFGADLVELFNYLTGFSKQQSFRKLLVAPVSLRSRMESLIRREIEHARAGREGHIQAKMNSLVDPAIIALLYEASQAGVTIELVVRGMCSLRPGLPGISEHIHVVSVIGQLLEHSRLFWFGNDGEPELYLGSADWMTRNLDRRVEAVAPVEDPSLRQHLEGVLALYLNDAGAWHMQPDGRFEQQQQTDDEGQRAQATLMRQWRGGLTGVR, encoded by the coding sequence ATGGTTCCTGCCCAATCCGCTCCCACGGTTCCCCCTGAGCTCTACATCAACCGGGAGCTGAGCTGGATCGACTTCAACTACCGGGTACTGGCCCAGGCCCTCGATGAGCGCACCCCCCTGCTGGAGCAGGCGAAGTTCAGTGCGATCTTCAGCAACAACCTCGATGAGTTCTTCATGGTGAGGGTGGCCTCCCTGAAGTCGCAGGTGGAGGCCGGCGTGAGCAGCCTCAGCGACGACGGGCTCACCCCCCAGGAGCAGCTGCAGGCCATCCAGTCCAAGCTGCGGCCGCTGCTGGAGCTGCAGCAGCAGCACTACCGCCACTCGCTCAAGAGCCACCTGGCCGAATACGGCCTGCTGCTGCTCGACTACGCCAATCTCAACGATGCCCAGCGCCAGTGGGTGGATGAGTACTTCCGCACCGCCATCTTTCCGGTGCTCACCCCCCTGGCGGTCGATCCCTCCCATCCCTTCCCCTTCATCAGCAACCTGAGCCTCAACGTGGCCGCCCTGGTGAGGGATCCGGACACGGGCCAGCAGGAATTCGCCCGGGTCAAGGTGCCGCAGAAGAACCTGCCGCGGTTCGTGGCGATTCCCACCGAGCTGAGCGCGCGCCATCCCGCGCCGGTGTTCACGGCGGTGCCCCTCGAGCAGGTGGTGGCCTTCAACCTGGCCCTGCTGTTTCCGGGCATGAGCGTGGAGGGGCACTACTTCTTCCGCGTCACCCGCGACGCCGATCTGGAGCTGCGCGACCTGGAGGCCGACGATCTGATGGAGGCCCTGGAAGAGGGCCTGCGCAAGCGTCGGCGCGGCGGCGAGGTGGTGCGGCTGGAGGTGGCCGACGAGATGCCGGAATCGGTGGTGGACCTGCTGATGGAAGGCACCACCGTGGAGGCCAAGGACGTGTACCGGATCAACGGTCCGCTCGGCCTCGACGATCTGATGAGCCTGATGGCGGTGCCCCTGCCGCAGCTCAAGGCCCCCCCGTTCAAGGGGCGCACCGCCCCTGTGCTGGCCAGGGCCCAGAAGAGCCTGCTGGAGGATGGCTCGATCAAGGCCGAGGAGTTCGAAAGCATCTTTTCGGTGATCCGCCGCGGCGATGTGCTGCTGCAGCACCCCTATGACCTGTTCTCCACCTCCGTGGAGGAATTCCTCAGCCAGGCCGCCGACGACCCCTCGGTGCTGGCCATCAAGATGACGCTCTACCGCACCTCCAAGGATTCGGCGGTGGTGTCATCCCTGATCCGGGCCGCCGAGAACGGCAAGCAGGTGATGGCTCTGGTGGAGCTGAAGGCCCGCTTCGACGAGGACAACAACATCCAGTGGGCCCGGCGCCTGGAGGGCTCCGGGGTGCACGTGGTGTACGGGGTGATCGGCTTGAAGACCCACACCAAGATCCTGCTGGTGGTGCGCAAGGAGAAGGAGCGTCTCAACAGCTACGTGCACATCGGCACCGGCAACTACAACGCCAAGACGTCCAGCCTCTACACCGATTTCGGCCTGCTCACGGCACGGCCTGAGTTCGGAGCCGATCTGGTGGAGCTGTTCAACTACCTCACGGGCTTCTCCAAACAGCAGAGCTTCCGCAAACTGCTGGTGGCACCGGTGAGCCTGCGCAGCCGAATGGAATCGCTGATCCGGCGTGAGATCGAACACGCCCGCGCCGGTCGCGAAGGCCACATCCAGGCGAAGATGAACTCGCTGGTGGATCCGGCGATCATCGCCCTGCTCTACGAGGCCTCCCAGGCCGGGGTCACGATCGAACTGGTGGTGCGTGGCATGTGCAGCCTGCGGCCCGGACTCCCCGGCATCAGCGAACACATCCACGTGGTGAGCGTGATCGGCCAGCTGCTGGAACACTCGCGCCTGTTCTGGTTCGGCAATGACGGCGAACCGGAGCTCTATCTGGGCAGTGCCGACTGGATGACGCGCAATCTGGACCGCCGCGTCGAGGCCGTGGCGCCGGTGGAGGATCCCAGCCTGCGCCAGCACCTCGAGGGCGTGCTGGCCCTGTACCTGAACGATGCCGGGGCCTGGCACATGCAGCCCGACGGGCGGTTCGAGCAACAGCAGCAGACCGACGACGAGGGGCAGCGGGCCCAGGCCACGCTCATGCGCCAGTGGCGGGGCGGCCTGACGGGTGTGCGTTGA
- a CDS encoding sigma-70 family RNA polymerase sigma factor — protein MQSASGVSLVNVKKAASSTSASGSRSTGPRNTGRLSADSIGWYLSNIGRVPLLTPAEEIELAHHVQAGKRLQEVPLEELTPKQKRQIRMAQRARDRMMAANLRLVVSVAKKYQNQGLELLDLVQEGAIGLERAVDKFDPAMGYKFSTYAYWWIRQGMTRAIDNSARTIRLPIHISEKLSKMRRITRELSHRLGRQPNRLELSHAMDMRPEELEELMAQSAPCASLDAHARGDEDRSTLGELIADPASNEHFDSMDRHIQKEHLGAWLSQLNEREQKIIKLRFGLEGSEPLTLAEIGRLINVSRERVRQLEAKAIMKLRLMSNYQQAA, from the coding sequence ATGCAGTCCGCCTCTGGCGTTTCGCTTGTGAACGTCAAGAAGGCCGCATCATCTACTTCTGCTTCTGGCTCCCGCAGCACGGGACCACGCAACACTGGTCGACTGAGCGCCGATTCCATCGGCTGGTATCTCAGCAACATCGGCCGTGTGCCACTTCTCACACCGGCCGAAGAAATCGAGCTAGCGCATCACGTACAGGCTGGCAAGCGGCTGCAGGAGGTTCCACTTGAGGAACTGACCCCGAAGCAGAAGCGTCAGATCCGGATGGCCCAGCGGGCCCGCGATCGCATGATGGCCGCCAACCTCCGATTGGTGGTGAGCGTGGCGAAGAAATACCAGAACCAGGGCCTGGAACTGCTGGATCTTGTTCAGGAAGGTGCCATCGGTCTGGAGCGGGCCGTCGATAAATTCGACCCCGCCATGGGCTACAAATTTTCCACCTATGCCTATTGGTGGATCCGGCAGGGGATGACCCGCGCCATCGACAACAGCGCCCGCACCATCCGTCTGCCGATTCACATCAGCGAGAAGCTCTCCAAGATGCGGCGCATCACACGGGAGCTCTCCCACCGCCTGGGCCGGCAGCCCAATCGGCTGGAGCTCTCCCACGCCATGGACATGCGGCCCGAGGAACTCGAGGAACTGATGGCCCAGAGCGCCCCCTGTGCCTCGCTCGATGCCCACGCCCGCGGCGATGAGGATCGCAGCACCCTCGGCGAGCTGATTGCCGATCCGGCCAGCAACGAGCACTTCGACTCGATGGACCGCCACATCCAGAAGGAGCACCTGGGCGCCTGGCTGTCCCAGCTGAACGAGCGCGAGCAAAAAATCATCAAGCTGCGCTTCGGGCTGGAGGGCTCCGAGCCGCTCACCCTTGCCGAGATCGGCCGGTTGATCAACGTCTCCCGCGAGCGGGTGCGGCAGCTGGAGGCCAAGGCGATCATGAAACTGCGGCTGATGAGCAACTACCAGCAGGCCGCCTGA
- a CDS encoding diacylglycerol/polyprenol kinase family protein — protein MLDWQQQLAGVLAVAGWLAVLAAAAIRLRRRWDAEANPGRREWSRKLVHIGTGLVVPIAWGMGIAREIALPAATLVTLLAAVNHRFRVLPAVEDVGRHSYGTVAYGAAITVLLWACWPDHAATATAGVLVMAVGDGLAGLLGPVWSSPSWAVLGQRRSLLGTGVMAAASSLVLALLASLAGGPAWPALVGIALAATLLEQVGVAGVDNLTVPLGVAWLWQTLA, from the coding sequence GTGCTGGATTGGCAGCAGCAGCTGGCCGGCGTGCTGGCGGTCGCCGGCTGGCTAGCGGTGCTGGCCGCTGCGGCCATCCGGCTGCGCCGGCGCTGGGATGCGGAGGCCAACCCAGGCCGGCGGGAATGGAGCCGCAAGCTGGTGCACATCGGCACCGGCCTGGTGGTGCCGATCGCCTGGGGGATGGGCATCGCCCGCGAGATCGCCCTCCCGGCGGCCACCCTGGTGACGCTGCTGGCGGCGGTGAACCACCGTTTCCGGGTGTTGCCGGCCGTGGAGGATGTGGGCCGTCACAGCTACGGCACGGTGGCCTACGGCGCTGCCATCACCGTGCTGCTCTGGGCCTGCTGGCCCGACCATGCCGCCACGGCCACGGCGGGCGTGCTGGTGATGGCCGTGGGGGACGGTCTGGCCGGGCTGCTGGGTCCTGTGTGGAGCTCACCGAGCTGGGCGGTGCTCGGCCAGCGGCGCTCCCTGCTGGGCACGGGGGTGATGGCCGCCGCCAGCAGCCTCGTGCTGGCGCTGCTGGCCTCGCTGGCGGGCGGACCGGCCTGGCCCGCGTTGGTGGGGATCGCCCTGGCCGCCACCCTGCTGGAGCAGGTGGGGGTGGCCGGCGTGGACAATCTCACCGTGCCCCTGGGTGTGGCCTGGCTGTGGCAGACCCTCGCTTAG
- a CDS encoding 3-deoxy-7-phosphoheptulonate synthase, with product MPATTSDLHVVETRPLVAPALLHRELPIGERSATTVQQARERIKAILHGRDSRLLVIVGPCSVHDVTAAKEYADRIAALQQRHRSELEVVMRVYFEKPRTTVGWKGLINDPHLDGSYDINTGLRLARELLLHVSELGLPAATELLDPIVPQYIADLISWTAIGARTTESQTHREMASGLSMPIGFKNGTDGTIATAVNAVEAAARSHHFLGINRDGYASIITTTGNPDGHLVLRGGKGGTNYHPEAIETAAVALEAAGLPSRLMVDCSHGNSNKDYRRQTEVAAQVADQVAGGSRHVMGVMLESHLVAGQQKIPSDLAQLTYGQSITDACIDLDTTERVLAQLAEAVRATVAGDVPMVLA from the coding sequence ATGCCTGCCACCACCAGCGATCTTCATGTGGTGGAAACGCGCCCCCTGGTGGCGCCCGCCCTGCTGCACCGGGAGCTGCCGATCGGTGAGCGTTCCGCCACCACCGTGCAGCAGGCCCGGGAGCGGATCAAGGCGATTCTCCATGGCCGCGACAGCCGGCTGCTGGTGATCGTGGGCCCCTGTTCGGTGCACGACGTGACGGCGGCGAAGGAGTACGCCGACCGGATCGCCGCCCTGCAGCAGCGCCACCGCTCCGAGCTGGAGGTGGTGATGCGGGTGTATTTCGAGAAGCCTCGCACCACCGTGGGCTGGAAGGGCCTGATCAACGACCCCCATCTCGACGGCAGCTACGACATCAACACGGGACTGCGGCTGGCCCGGGAGCTGCTGCTGCATGTGTCGGAGCTGGGGCTGCCGGCGGCCACCGAGCTGCTCGACCCGATCGTGCCCCAGTACATCGCCGATCTGATCAGCTGGACGGCCATCGGTGCCCGCACCACCGAAAGCCAGACCCATCGGGAGATGGCCTCGGGGCTGTCGATGCCGATCGGCTTCAAGAACGGCACCGATGGCACGATCGCCACCGCCGTGAATGCGGTGGAGGCGGCGGCCCGCTCCCACCATTTCCTCGGCATCAACCGGGACGGATATGCCTCCATCATCACGACCACGGGCAACCCCGATGGCCACCTGGTGCTGCGCGGTGGCAAGGGCGGCACGAACTACCACCCTGAGGCGATCGAAACGGCTGCTGTGGCGCTGGAGGCCGCCGGTCTGCCCAGCCGGCTGATGGTGGACTGCAGCCACGGCAACTCCAACAAGGACTACCGCCGCCAGACCGAGGTGGCGGCCCAGGTGGCCGATCAGGTGGCGGGCGGCAGCCGACACGTGATGGGAGTGATGCTGGAAAGCCATCTGGTGGCTGGTCAGCAGAAGATCCCCTCGGATCTGGCCCAGCTCACCTATGGCCAGAGCATCACCGATGCCTGCATCGATCTGGACACCACCGAGCGGGTGCTGGCGCAGCTGGCGGAGGCCGTGCGGGCCACGGTGGCGGGTGATGTCCCCATGGTGCTGGCCTGA